One stretch of Pomacea canaliculata isolate SZHN2017 linkage group LG11, ASM307304v1, whole genome shotgun sequence DNA includes these proteins:
- the LOC112575824 gene encoding protein SET-like, whose protein sequence is MATAAKVSKTENKNNHDAADEQADKEQQEAIEQIDEVQNEIDRLNEQASEEILTVEQKYNKLRQPFFKKRSDLIAKIPNFWVTAFVNHPQVSALLTEDDEEALQFLTKVEVQEFDDIKSGYTINFYFDSNPYFENEVISKEFHLNDTGDPSSKATPIKWKEGKDLTKKSAAAQKGKKRAHDDQDSFFSWFSDHADAGADELGEVIKDDIWPNPLQYYLASEIDEETGAGDEDELDEENLEEEDGEEEDFEGEEEEEEEEGDGEEEEG, encoded by the exons ATGGCGACTGCAGCCAAAGTCAGTAAAACagagaataaaaacaaccaTGACGCAGCTGACGAACAAGCTG ATAAAGAGCAGCAAGAAGCAATCGAGCAGATAGACGAAGTGCAGAATGAGATTGACAGACTGAATGAACAGGCAAGTGAGGAGATCCTGACTGTTGAGCAAAAGTACAACAAACTGCGGCAGCCTTTCTTCAAGAAACGCTCGGACCTCATAGCCAAGATACCTAATTTCTGGGTGACTGCT TTTGTCAACCACCCCCAAGTGTCAGCATTGTTGACAGAAGACGATGAAGAGGCCTTGCAGTTCTTGACCAAAGTTGAAGTGCAGGAGTTTGATGACATCAAGTCTGGCTACACAATAAACTTT tacTTCGACAGCAATCCGTACTTTGAAAATGAAGTCATTTCTAAGGAGTTTCATCTGAACGACACAGGAGATCCGTCCTCAAAGGCCACTCCTATCaaatggaaggaaggaaag GACCTTACCAAGAAGAGTGCTGCTGCACAGAAAGGCAAGAAGCGTGCACATGATGACCAGGACTCATTCTTCAGCTGGTTTTCTGACCATGCTGATGCCGGTGCTGATGAGCTTGGCGAGGTGATAAAAGACGACATCTGGCCTAACCCTTTACAGTACTACTTG GCTTCAGAAATAGATGAAGAAACAGGGGCAGGAGATGAAGATGAGCTTGATGAAGAAAATCTTGAAGAGGAGGATGGTGAAGAAGAAGATTTTGAAGGCGAAGAGGAG gaagaagaagaggaaggtgatggagaagaggaggaggggtAG
- the LOC112575823 gene encoding ankyrin repeat domain-containing protein 6-like, which translates to MVSLRELREEIEEGLRERKDAHWHLNRRQQDFIAAITLRNINKVRQLLENGINPNFRDGSGNFPVHIVCDLPFTGEDTITPALLELLLFMGADLQAQDRFGRVPLHLAVAKSPALVTTLLDKGCSINAQDNGGATALMAACGSNCGSCTADVVEILIGHGCNVHIQDKEGNTALHYICKNASLSTQTRDRVVWSLLHAGASATTCRHDGRMPLCLELDSLFRMAPQRLASASLTLVRTLLCAGANIHPRSRLQKQWARQTAVVANPQALCKVLCLAAPVLAPHQVRFLYQVWVSAVGLITPDDFVIDSAQLEIQLQLQSLSCTVPSLRCLCRHSIRAYLRGKMVCRVPLLPLPTALQEFLLSLDER; encoded by the exons ATGGTTTCTTTGCGAGAACTTCGGGAGGAAATCGAG gagGGACttagagaaagaaaggatgcTCACTGGCATTTGAACCGCCGCCAGCAAGACTTTATAGCAGCCATCACATTACGCAACATAAACAAAGTCCGGCAGCTCCTTGAGAATGGAATAAATCCCAACTTCAGAGATGGTAGTGGGAATTTTCCAGTACATATTGTCTGTGATCTTCCATTCACAGGCGAGG ATACCATAACCCCAGCTTTGTTGGAGTTACTTCTCTTTATGGGAGCTGATTTGCAGGCACAGGACCGGTTTGGACGTGTGCCACTGCATCTAGCTGTAGCCAAATCTCCAGCACTTGTCACCACATTACTGGACAAAGGCTGCAGCATTAACGCTCAAGACAATGGGG GTGCCACAGCTCTGATGGCAGCATGTGGTAGCAACTGTGGAAGCTGTACAGCAGATGTGGTGGAGATACTGATTGGTCATGGCTGTAATGTTCACATACAGGATAAGGAGGGCAACACAG CACTTCACTATATCTGTAAAAATGCATCGCTGTCAACTCAAACACGAGACAGAGTTGTTTGGAGTCTTTTGCATGCAGGTGCTTCAGCAACGACCTGTCGACATGATG GCCGGATGCCACTGTGTCTAGAATTGGATTCTTTGTTCCGCATGGCCCCACAGCGATTAGCCTCTGCTAGCCTAACCTTAGTGCGTACGCTGCTTTGTGCCGGAGCCAATATTCACCCACGATCTCGCCTGCAGAAACAGTGGGCACGGCAGACAGCTGTAGTCGCCAATCCACAG GCATTATGCAAAGTGCTTTGCCTGGCTGCTCCGGTTCTTGCTCCTCACCAGGTGCGCTTCCTTTACCAGGTGTGGGTCTCAGCTGTCGGCCTTATCACACCTGATGATTTTGTCATAGACAGTGCCCAGCTGGAGATTCAG CTGCAGCTGCAGTCATTATCTTGCACTGTGCCATCACTTCGATGTCTGTGCCGTCATTCTATCCGTGCATACCTGCGGGGGAAAATGGTGTGTCGTGTGCCTCTACTTCCATTGCCCACAGCACTGCAAGAGTTTCTGTTAAGTTTGGACGAGAGGTAG